From a region of the Torulaspora globosa chromosome 7, complete sequence genome:
- the SUA5 gene encoding threonylcarbamoyladenylate synthase (ancestral locus Anc_8.111) has translation MLRRQLVRKMSQRAFETKILKVNPLSIHFSPNAHIDGSLPTISDPETEKALLEAAKIIRDSDDTVAFPTETVYGLGGSSLNDKSVLSIYRAKNRPSDNPLITHISSIDQLNRRIYGEESNSNESPLRNIPEIYHSLIAKLWPGPLTILLPVPPMESGTLSKLTTGDQPTFAVRIPSSRIARALIALSDTPIAAPSANASTKPSPTLASHVLHDLEGRIPLILDGGPCKIGVESTVVDGLSQPPSLLRPGGFTYEQIVELGGSQWADCRVERRQTVGETEKVRTPGMKYKHYSPSAKVILLVPNRKDSTNSRLEKLRDIIRTEQSLRSESLKSIAVLTASHLNNTSLDNILPSGSNLKMIVESLGSTGREIQANLFAALRRVDEVENVDLIIVEGLPEVDEGLAVMNRLKKAAGGNCISF, from the coding sequence ATGCTAAGACGTCAATTGGTTAGGAAGATGTCACAGAGGGCTTTTGAAacaaagattttgaaggtAAATCCGTTGTCTATACATTTCTCGCCGAATGCCCATATCGATGGATCCTTGCCAACAATTAGTGATCCAGAAACCGAGAAGGCTCTATTAGAAGCTGCCAAGATTATTAGAGACTCAGACGATACAGTAGCATTTCCAACGGAGACGGTTTATGGGCTTGGAGGTTCATCGCTAAACGACAAGTCGGTTTTAAGCATTTACAGAGCGAAAAATAGGCCCAGTGATAATCCCTTGATCACTCACATTTCTTCTatcgatcaattgaataGACGAATTTATGGAGAAGAGTCGAACTCGAATGAATCCCCTCTAAGGAATATACCCGAAATTTATCATTCACTGATAGCGAAGCTTTGGCCGGGACCGCTCACCATTCTACTGCCCGTCCCTCCTATGGAAAGTGGTACTCTTTCCAAATTGACCACTGGAGACCAGCCAACTTTTGCGGTGCGGATTCCGTCTAGTCGCATAGCTAGAGCTTTAATAGCCCTGAGCGATACGCCTATTGCAGCGCCATCAGCCAATGCTTCCACTAAACCTTCCCCTACTCTAGCCTCTCATGTCCTCCACGACTTGGAAGGCAGAATTCCCTTGATCCTGGATGGAGGGCCTTGCAAGATAGGAGTAGAAAGCACTGTGGTGGATGGATTGTCGCAGCCTCCATCTTTGCTACGACCTGGGGGTTTCACATACGAGCAGATCGTAGAACTTGGGGGTAGCCAATGGGCTGATTGTAGAGTTGAAAGGAGGCAGACTGTTGGCGAGACTGAGAAGGTTCGCACGCCGGGTATGAAATATAAACACTACTCACCATCTGCCAAAGTGATCCTCCTGGTACCGAACCGGAAGGATAGCACTAACAGCAGATTAGAGAAACTTAGAGATATAATCCGCACTGAACAAAGTTTGCGATCAGAGAGTCTAAAAAGCATTGCCGTACTCACAGCATCTCATCTGAATAATACTTCATTGGACAATATTCTTCCTTCGGGGtcaaatttgaaaatgaTTGTTGAAAGTTTAGGATCTACCGGACGAGAGATTCAAGCTAATCTTTTCGCAGCATTAAGAAGAGTCGACGAAGTTGAGAACGTCGATTTGATCATCGTTGAGGGATTACCGGAGGTGGATGAAGGTCTCGCAGTCATGAACAGATTAAAGAAAGCGGCAGGAGGTAATTGTATTTCATTTTGA
- the MRA1 gene encoding Mra1p (ancestral locus Anc_8.114), protein MRPAQLLLNQAKKGSGIGIPVELTPLFIAMGLALASGTYFTYKKFRHDDSLRVTKNPEMSNLKKVLAESENKE, encoded by the exons ATGAGACCAGCGCAACTACTATTAAACCAAGCT AAAAAAGGTTCCGGCATTGGTATTCCAGTGGAACTAACACCTCTGTTCATTGCCATGGGTCTAGCTCTGGCATCGGGTACTTATTTCACTTACAAAAAGTTCCGTCACGATGATTCTCTAAGAGTTACCAAGAACCCAGAAATgtcaaacttgaagaaggtaTTGGCTGAATCTGAGAACAAGGAATGA
- the MRX21 gene encoding Mrx21p (ancestral locus Anc_8.115) codes for MSELTLVKELLKQDSNVAFLAGGIAGAVSRTVVSPFERVKILLQVQNTTQAYNQGIFGAIGQVYREEGWKGLFRGNGLNCIRIFPYSAVQFVVYEACKKHLFHVDSVQRGEQLNNWQRLLGGALCGGASVIATYPLDLVRTRLSIQTANLRKLNKSRVSTAKPPGIWELLVKIYREEGRIQALYRGVWPTSLGVVPYVALNFAVYEQLKELAPGTDLSPLYKLAIGAISGGVAQTVIYPFDLLRRRFQVLAMGGNELGFYYSSVADALTTIGRTEGVAGYYKGLTANLFKVIPSTAVSWLVYEVVSDAMRSW; via the coding sequence ATGTCTGAGTTGACGCTGGTCAaggagctgctgaagcaggaCTCCAATGTGGCGTTTCTGGCCGGCGGCATCGCGGGCGCTGTGTCAAGAACGGTGGTCTCGCCCTTCGAGAGAGTGAAGATCCTGCTGCAGGTGCAAAACACCACACAGGCCTACAACCAGGGGATTTTCGGAGCCATTGGGCAGGTGTATCGAGAGGAAGGCTGGAAGGGTCTGTTTCGCGGTAACGGGCTAAACTGTATCAGAATTTTCCCGTACAGTGCTGTGCAGTTTGTGGTTTACGAAGCCTGCAAGAAGCACCTCTTTCACGTCGACTCCGTTCAACGCGGCGAGCAATTGAATAACTGGCAGCGGCTGCTCGGCGGGGCGCTGTGCGGCGGCGCCAGCGTGATCGCCACGTACCCGCTGGACCTGGTCAGGACCCGACTGTCGATCCAGACAGCAAACCTGCGCAAACTGAACAAATCGAGAGTCTCGACGGCCAAGCCGCCCGGTATTTGGGAGTTGCTTGTCAAGATATACAGGGAGGAGGGCCGGATCCAGGCTCTTTACAGAGGAGTGTGGCCCACCAGTCTTGGCGTGGTCCCCTATGTGGCCTTGAACTTCGCTGTCTAcgagcagctgaaagaacTGGCGCCGGGCACCGATCTGTCGCCACTCTACAAACTAGCAATAGGAGCAATCAGCGGCGGCGTTGCACAGACCGTCATATACCCGTTCGATCTcttgcgaagaagattccaAGTCCTGGCAATGGGTGGCAACGAGCTCGGATTCTATTATTCCAGCGTCGCGGACGCTCTTACCACGATCGGAAGGACCGAGGGCGTGGCCGGGTACTACAAGGGTCTCACAGCCAACCTTTTCAAGGTGATCCCGTCGACGGCGGTGAGCTGGCTGGTTTACGAAGTGGTGTCAGACGCCATGAGGTCCTGGTAG
- a CDS encoding nucleobase:cation symporter-2 family protein — MDPALDDAFRQHQDGQIDVGFLQRMRVFLIWMLQKFTTKEGLLGDYNYRYLFTPSYPFQNWISRRRGVSPSKVDQPFFPLNEDVPVALGLLLGLQHALSMLAGVITPPMIISGAANFSTELTQYLVSASLITSGLLSMVQISRIRIPWTSYHIGSGLLSVVGTSFAVIGIVTKSLPIMYKSGYCPSASDGTPLACPDGYGAILGTAACCALLEIALSFTPPKILQKVFPKIVTGPVVLCIAVPLIQSGFNDWIGGGGCVDKICPYENGPQAAPWGSAKFIGLGFLVFFTIVMCEKYGPPIMKSCAVIVGLIVGCIVAAAAGYFDRSSIDAAPAVTFIWVHTFRLRVYGPAVLPSLVMFIVLAQEAIGDITATSDVSRLDVEGPEYESRIQGGVLSDGLGGVISALFTVTPMSIFAQNNGVISLTKCASREVGYWCCFFMIIMGIFAKFGAALVAIPKPVLGGMTSFLFTTVAVAGLRIISSIPFTRRDRFVLTGSLLFGFGAILVPDWFSHVFTYSGDNHALQGFYDAIVLVMESSFTVCGLVGIILNLLIPQELDEELIDDIELQQENLSVLDGREPLQMNLAATLKGKEAQLGAVSGPNESMSSSEAHEMKDTAQYNVTAAGSTKS; from the coding sequence ATGGACCCAGCACTTGATGATGCGTTCAGACAGCATCAAGATGGTCAAATTGATGTTGGTTTTCTCCAGAGAATGAGAGTATTTCTGATATGGATGCTGCAGAAATTCACGACTAAGGAGGGCTTGCTTGGAGACTATAATTACAGATATCTTTTCACTCCATCGTATCCTTTTCAGAATTGGATTTCTAGGAGAAGGGGAGTATCTCCGTCAAAGGTGGATCAGCCATTCTTCCCCCTCAACGAGGACGTTCCCGTGGCTCTAGGTTTGCTGCTGGGCCTGCAGCATGCTTTGTCTATGTTAGCCGGTGTCATTACACCGCCTATGATCATTAGTGGTGCTGCCAATTTTTCTACCGAATTGACTCAGTATCTGGTTTCTGCGTCGCTGATAACATCTGGACTGCTTTCGATGGTCCAAATCTCCAGGATTCGTATTCCATGGACTTCCTACCACATCGGGTCTGGTCTGCTGTCCGTGGTTGGTACGTCGTTTGCGGTCATTGGGATCGTTACCAAGTCATTGCCCATAATGTACAAATCTGGTTACTGTCCGTCTGCGAGCGACGGAACTCCGCTGGCTTGTCCCGATGGTTACGGAGCTATTCTTGGCACAGCAGCGTGTTGCGCCCTGCTAGAGATTGCGCTGTCCTTCACGCCGCCGAAGATTCTGCAAAAGGTGTTTCCAAAGATCGTTACTGGGCCAGTAGTCTTGTGCATCGCTGTTCCACTGATCCAGAGCGGATTCAATGACTGGATTGGCGGCGGTGGTTGCGTAGACAAGATTTGCCCCTACGAAAACGGGCCCCAGGCGGCTCCATGGGGATCAGCCAAGTTCATAGGATTGGGTTTCTTAGTATTCTTCACCATCGTCATGTGTGAAAAGTATGGTCCACCGATTATGAAGTCTTGTGCCGTTATTGTCGGTCTGATTGTCGGGTGTATCGTAGCTGCGGCCGCAGGCTACTTCGACCGTTCGAGCATCGATGCTGCTCCCGCCGTGACTTTCATCTGGGTCCATACTTTTAGACTGAGAGTTTATGGACCGGCTGTACTACCGTCGTTGGTCATGTTCATCGTTCTGGCGCAGGAAGCTATCGGTGACATTACAGCTACCAGTGACGTCTCCCGCTTGGATGTCGAAGGGCCGGAGTACGAGTCCAGGATTCAGGGTGGTGTTCTCTCGGATGGGCTTGGTGGTGTCATCTCTGCGCTATTTACAGTCACTCCCATGTCGATCTTTGCCCAGAATAACGGGGTCATTTCTTTAACCAAATGTGCTAGTAGAGAGGTCGGCTACTGGTGctgtttcttcatgatAATCATGGGGATCTTTGCCAAGTTCGGTGCTGCTTTGGTCGCCATACCAAAGCCGGTCCTGGGCGGCATGACGAGTTTCCTGTTCACGACAGtggctgttgctggttTGCGGATCATTTCCTCGATCCCATTCACTAGAAGAGACAGGTTTGTTCTGACCGGTTCTCTTCTCTTCGGCTTTGGCGCCATTCTCGTGCCCGACTGGTTTAGTCATGTTTTCACATACTCTGGGGACAATCACGCCTTACAAGGCTTCTACGATGCGATAGTTCTTGTCATGGAGTCAAGCTTCACCGTTTGCGGTCTTGTCGGTATCATTTTGAATCTGCTCATCCCGCAGGAACTCGACGAAGAGCTGATCGATGACATTGAGCTTCAGCAAGAAAACCTGAGTGTCCTGGATGGACGCGAACCCCTTCAGATGAACCTAGCAGCAACTCtcaaaggaaaagaagcCCAACTCGGCGCTGTGAGCGGCCCAAACGAATCCATGAGCAGTAGCGAAGCTCATGAGATGAAGGACACTGCCCAATACAACGTAACCGCCGCCGGATCAACCAAATCGTGA
- the RPA135 gene encoding DNA-directed RNA polymerase I core subunit RPA135 (ancestral locus Anc_8.113), producing MSKIIKPPKARTADFRTLERESRFINPPKDKSAYPLLQEAVQPHIGSFNALTEGPGGGLLNQAVKDIGEKVVFDGKTTESDYLGNKLSLSVEQVSITKPMSNDGVTSAVERKVFPAEARQRLSSYRGKLMLKLKWSVNDGNDEVFTEVRDCGGLPVMLQSNRCHLNKLSPADLVKNKEESDEVGGYFIINGIEKLIRMLIVQRRNHPMAIVRPSFANRGASYSQYGVQIRCVRPDQTSQTNVLHYLNDGQVTFRFSWRKNEYLVPVIMIFKALCDTSDREIFDGIIGSDVTNSFLTDRLELLLTGYKKRYPQLKNRRQILQYLGDKFRVVFQASPDKSDYQVGQEVLDRIVLVHLNNDTNKDKSSMLLFMIRKLYSLVAGECCPDNPDATQHQEVLLGGFLYGMIIKEKIEEYLQSIVAQIRTDINRGSPINFKDRKYVTRVLMRVNENIGSKLQYFLSTGNLVSQSGLDLQQVSGYTVVAEKINFYRFISHFRMVHRGSFFAQLKTTTVRKLLPESWGFLCPVHTPDGSPCGLLNHFAHKCRISTEQSDVTKIPSILYSLGVSPVSQTFAAGPSLCCVQLDGKIIGWTSHTQGKIIADTLRFWKVEGKTAGLPLDLEIGYVPPSARGQYPGLYIFGGHSRMMRPVRYLPLDKEDIVGPFEQVYMNIAVTPEELQNNVHTHVEFTPTNILSILANLTPFSDFNQSPRNMYQCQMGKQTMGTPGVALCHRSDNKLYRLQTGQTPIVKANLYDDYGMDNFPNGTNAVVAVISYTGYDMDDAMIINKSADERGFGYGTMYKTEKIDLSLNRSRGDPISQHFGFGSDEWPKEWLEKLDEDGLPYIGTYVEEGDPICAYFDDTLNKTKIKTYHSSEPAYIEEVNLIGDESNKLQELQTVSIKYRIRRVPQIGDKFSSRHGQKGVCSRKWPTIDMPFSETGIQPDVIINPHAFPSRMTIGMFVESLAGKSGALHGIAQDATPWIFSENDTPADYFGEQLRQAGYNYHGNEPMYSGATGEELRADIYIGVVYYQRLRHMVNDKFQVRSTGPVNSLTMQPVKGRKRHGGIRVGEMERDALIGHGTAFLLQDRLLNCSDYTQTSVCRECGAILTTQQSVPRIGSMSSVRCRRCAVKFDDAKRMLSKYQGNDSVFIDDSHIWEDGQGNKFVGGGDTTTVAIPFVLKYLDSELAAMGIRLRYNVEPR from the coding sequence ATGAGTAAAATTATTAAACCGCCAAAGGCAAGAACCGCTGATTTCCGGACTCTGGAGAGAGAATCTCGCTTTATAAATCCGCCAAAGGACAAATCTGCATATCCATTACTCcaagaagctgttcaaCCCCACATTGGATCATTCAATGCTCTTACGGAGGGTCCTGGTGGTGGGTTATTGAACCAAGCCGTCAAGGACATTGGCGAAAAAGTTGTGTTTGATGGTAAGACTACCGAGAGTGACTATCTTGGTAACAAGCTGTCGTTGAGTGTTGAACAGGTTTCCATTACGAAGCCAATGTCTAACGATGGTGTCACTTCGGCGGTTGAAAGGAAGGTATTTCCTGCAGAGGCCAGACAGAGACTTTCGTCCTACAGAGGCAAACTTATGCTAAAACTAAAATGGTCCGTTAACGATGGAAATGATGAAGTTTTCACCGAAGTGAGAGATTGCGGTGGTCTGCCGGTTATGTTGCAGAGTAATAGATGCCATTTGAACAAGCTATCGCCGGCCGATTTGGTCAAGAATAAAGAAGAGTCCGATGAAGTTGGTGGTTACTTTATCATTAACGGTATCGAAAAGCTGATCAGAATGTTGATTGTACAAAGGAGGAATCATCCCATGGCCATTGTTAGACCATCATTCGCCAATAGAGGTGCTTCTTACTCTCAATACGGTGTGCAGATCAGATGTGTGAGGCCGGACCAAACGTCTCAGACCAATGTCCTACACTATTTGAATGACGGTCAAGTGACATTCAGATTTtcttggagaaagaatGAATATCTCGTGCCTGTCATCATGATTTTCAAGGCACTTTGCGACACCAGTGATAGAGAGATTTTTGATGGTATCATCGGATCCGATGTAACTAACTCATTCCTGACAGATCGTCTCGAATTGCTACTAACGGGTTATAAGAAAAGATATCcacagctgaagaatcgaagACAGATTTTACAGTATTTGGGTGACAAGTTCAGAGTTGTTTTCCAGGCTTCGCCAGACAAGTCAGATTACCAAGTGGGCCAGGAAGTACTAGACCGTATTGTTTTAGTGCATCTCAATAATGATACCAACAAAGATAAGTCCTCGATGTTACTTTTCATGATTAGAAAATTGTATTCTTTGGTTGCTGGCGAGTGCTGCCCAGACAACCCAGATGCTACCCAACATCAAGAAGTGCTACTGGGTGGTTTCTTGTATGGTATGATTATaaaagaaaaaattgaagagTACTTGCAAAGCATCGTGGCACAAATCAGAACGGACATAAACCGTGGATCGCCTatcaacttcaaagacCGCAAATACGTCACTAGGGTACTAATGAGGGTGAACGAGAATATTGGTTCGAAATTACAGTACTTCCTGTCCACTGGTAATCTAGTTTCGCAATCTGGTTTGGATCTGCAGCAAGTTTCAGGTTACACTGTTGTCGCCGAAAAGATTAACTTTTATCGGTTCATTTCGCATTTCAGAATGGTTCACAGAGGTTCTTTCTTCGCCCAGTTGAAGACTACCACCGTCAGAAAGCTGCTTCCAGAATCCTGGGGTTTCCTGTGCCCGGTCCACACTCCCGATGGTTCTCCATGTGGTCTATTGAACCATTTTGCTCACAAATGTCGCATATCGACTGAACAGTCAGACGTTACCAAGATCCCATCAATATTGTATTCGCTAGGTGTATCGCCAGTGTCTCAAACTTTTGCGGCTGGACCATCCTTGTGTTGCGTCCAACTGGATGGTAAGATAATAGGATGGACCTCACATACCCAAGGTAAGATCATTGCGGACACTCTACGGTTTTGGAAGGTAGAAGGAAAGACGGCAGGCCTACCGCTAGATTTGGAGATCGGTTATGTTCCCCCTTCGGCCCGTGGTCAGTATCCTGGTTTGTATATTTTTGGCGGTCATTCGAGAATGATGCGTCCGGTTCGTTACTTACCTTTGGATAAGGAAGATATCGTGGGGCCCTTCGAACAAGTCTACATGAATATCGCTGTGACCCCTGAGGAGTTACAAAATAATGTGCATACACATGTGGAGTTTACACCAACGAACATATTATCGATCCTGGCCAATTTGACGCCATTTTCCGATTTCAACCAATCGCCTAGAAACATGTATCAGTGTCAAATGGGTAAGCAAACTATGGGTACTCCTGGTGTTGCGCTATGCCATCGTTCGGACAACAAACTTTATAGACTGCAAACGGGACAAACGCCAATCGTCAAGGCCAACTTGTATGATGATTATGGTATGGATAACTTCCCCAACGGTACGAACGCTGTCGTTGCTGTTATCTCTTACACCGGGTACGATATGGATGATGCTATGATTATCAATAAATCTGCGGACGAGAGAGGTTTTGGCTATGGTACCATGTACAAAACGGAGAAGATTGATCTTTCACTAAACCGGAGTCGTGGCGATCCAATCTCACAGCATTTCGGTTTTGGATCCGATGAATGGCCAAAGGAATGGTTGGAAAAActggatgaagatggtTTACCATACATCGGGACCTACGTCGAAGAAGGTGATCCGATATGTGCATATTTCGATGACACTTTGAATAAGACGAAAATTAAAACTTATCACTCATCAGAGCCAGCTTACATTGAGGAAGTTAATCTGATTGGTGACGAGTCGaacaagcttcaagagctccAGACCGTCTCGATCAAATACCGTATTAGAAGAGTTCCACAAATTGGTGACAAGTTTTCTTCGAGGCACGGTCAGAAGGGTGTTTGTTCTCGCAAATGGCCCACAATCGATATGCCTTTCAGCGAGACTGGCATCCAACCGGACGTCATCATTAATCCTCACGCTTTCCCATCCCGTATGACCATTGGTATGTTCGTCGAATCCTTGGCAGGTAAATCTGGTGCCCTACACGGGATAGCGCAGGATGCCACTCCGTGGATCTTCAGCGAGAATGACACTCCGGCAGACTACTTTGGCGAGCAGCTTCGCCAGGCAGGCTATAATTACCACGGTAACGAGCCGATGTACTCCGGTGCCACCGGTGAAGAGCTGAGAGCAGACATATACATCGGTGTCGTCTACTACCAGAGGCTGCGTCACATGGTGAACGATAAGTTCCAAGTCCGTTCTACCGGGCCCGTCAACAGCTTAACCATGCAGCCCGTCAAGGGCAGAAAGAGACACGGTGGTATCCGTGTTGGTGAAATGGAAAGGGACGCCCTCATCGGTCACGGTACTGCATTCCTGCTGCAGGACCGTTTGCTGAACTGTTCAGACTATACACAAACCTCAGTCTGTCGCGAATGTGGCGCTATCTTGACCACCCAGCAAAGCGTGCCAAGAATCGGCTCCATGTCGTCGGTTCGCTGCCGTCGTTGCGCCGTTAAGTTTGATGACGCCAAGAGGATGTTGAGCAAGTACCAAGGAAACGACAGCGTTTTTATCGACGACTCCCACATATGGGAAGATGGCCAGGGTAATAAATTTGTCGGTGGTGGAGATACCACCACCGTGGCTATTCCGTTTGTTTTGAAGTATCTCGACTCGGAACTGGCAGCGATGGGTATAAGACTGCGTTACAACGTTGAGCCACGCTAA
- the PMR1 gene encoding Ca(2+)/Mn(2+)-transporting P-type ATPase PMR1 (ancestral locus Anc_8.112) has product MGDNPFNTSIEDSASDDETRNMFRATAEALSKPNPSLEFCTLTVEETLERLDSNGKDGLSSLEEASRRKLAHGPNEVVGEESEPLWKKFLLNFVEDPLILLLIGSAVVSFLMGNVDDAVSITLAIVIVVTVGFVQENRSEKSLEALSKLVPAECHLIRCGQESHVLAVNLVPGDLVRFGIGDRIPADLRIIESVDLSIDESNLTGENEPVQKSSHHVSKESFNDQPYSIVPTSDRTCIAYMGTLVREGHGKGIVVGTGRNTSFGSVFEMMSSIEKPKTPLQLAMDKLGKDLSLMSFVLIGIICLIGIIQGRSWLDMFQISVSLAVAAIPEGLPIIVTVTLALGVLRMAKRKAIVRRLPSVETLGSVNVICSDKTGTLTSNHMTVSRIWCLASMENKSNMLVLDKNKSGSFRNYLTDDVRAILAISNVCNNASFSQEHGKYMGNPTDIALLEQLSKFDIKDVRADYKKLQEIPFNSKRKFMATKVVDPEGKCVVYVKGAYEKLLANSTHFVNQKGKAEQLTDSHKETINDTANALASNGLRTLAFGKLELRDASEKLDEGSITGLTFAGLIGMSDPPRPTVKPAVEQLLQGGVHVIMITGDSENTAVNIARRIGIPVMNPEFSVLTGDKLDNMSDDDLANVIDHVNIFARATPEHKLNIVRALRKRGDIVAMTGDGVNDAPALKLADIGVSMGKMGTDVAKEASDMVLTDDDFSTILTAIEEGKGIFNNIQNFLTFQLSTSVAALSLVALSTALKLPNPLNAMQILWINILMDGPPAQSLGVEPVDHEVMKKPPRKRTDRILTKFVLKRLLISAAFIIVGTVYVFVGEMTEDNQVTARDTTMTFTCFVFFDMFNALACRHATKSIFEVGIFANKMFNYAVGLSLLGQMCAIYIPFFQRIFKTESLSLGDLIYLLTISSSVFIADEVRKWWSRRFSSLDSLRYSNV; this is encoded by the coding sequence ATGGGTGACAATCCCTTTAACACGTCGATAGAGGATTCTGCCAGTGATGATGAGACTCGCAATATGTTCAGAGCGACGGCTGAAGCACTGTCGAAGCCTAATCCATCGCTTGAGTTTTGTACTTTAACAGTGGAGGAAACACTAGAAAGGCTAGATTCTAACGGCAAAGATGGTTTGAGCTCACTCGAGGAGGCTAGTAGAAGGAAACTGGCCCACGGGCCGAATGAAGTGGTGGGAGAGGAGAGCGAGCCTTTGTGGAAGAAGTTTTTATTGAACTTTGTAGAGGATCCACTGATCTTACTGCTGATTGGGTCGGCGGTGGTGTCATTTTTGATGGGGAACGTGGATGATGCAGTTAGTATCACACTTGCAATAGTGATAGTTGTGACCGTGGGTTTTGTGCAAGAGAATAGATCCGAGAAGTCGCTGGAAGCGCTTAGTAAGCTGGTACCCGCAGAGTGCCATCTTATTAGGTGTGGCCAAGAGTCTCACGTTTTGGCTGTCAACTTGGTCCCTGGAGATCTCGTCCGTTTTGGCATTGGTGACAGGATTCCTGCCGATCTTCGTATTATCGAAAGTGTGGACTTATCCATCGATGAAAGTAATTTGACTGGTGAAAATGAGCCTGTGCAAAAGAGTTCGCATCATGTCAGCAAGGAGAGCTTTAACGACCAGCCATATTCCATCGTACCGACTTCTGATAGAACATGTATTGCTTACATGGGCACTTTGGTTAGGGAAGGTCATGGTAAAGGAATTGTCGTTGGTACCGGCAGAAATACTTCCTTCGGGTCTGTCTTCGAGATGATgagctcaattgaaaagcCAAAGACTCCTTTACAACTGGCTATGGATAAGCTTGGTAAGGACCTTTCTTTAATGAGCTTTGTTTTAATCGGAATCATTTGTTTGATAGGTATCATACAAGGAAGGTCGTGGCTGGACATGTTCCAGATTTCGGTGTCTCTAGCTGTGGCCGCTATTCCCGAAGGCCTGCCCATCATTGTTACGGTAACCTTAGCTCTTGGTGTTCTGAGAATGGCGAAGCGCAAAGCGATTGTTAGGAGACTGCCAAGTGTTGAAACTCTGGGCTCAGTTAACGTGATATGTTCGGACAAAACTGGTACTTTGACTTCGAATCATATGACggtttcaagaatttgGTGCCTAGCTAGCATGGAGAATAAGTCAAATATGTTGGTCCTGGATAAAAACAAGAGCGGAAGCTTCAGAAATTACCTCACCGATGACGTGAGAGCAATCCTAGCTATCAGCAATGTCTGTAACAATGCATCATTTTCTCAGGAACATGGTAAGTATATGGGTAACCCCACCGATATTGCTTTATTGGAGCAGCTATCGAAGTTCGACATTAAGGATGTGAGGGCAGACTATAAAAAATTACAGGAGATTCCGTTTAACTCCAAGCGGAAGTTTATGGCTACTAAAGTTGTGGACCCAGAAGGTAAATGTGTCGTTTATGTGAAGGGTGCGTACGAGAAGTTACTGGCCAATTCGACACACTTCGTAAACCAAAAGGGAAAAGCGGAACAGTTAACGGACTCTCACAAAGAAACTATTAATGACACAGCAAATGCTTTAGCTTCAAATGGTTTAAGAACTCTTGCATTTGGTAAGCTGGAACTGCGTGATGCATCCGAGAAGCTAGATGAGGGATCAATAACAGGGTTAACCTTCGCAGGATTGATCGGCATGAGTGATCCACCCAGGCCAACTGTCAAACCTGCTGTTGAGCAACTACTGCAAGGTGGAGTGCATGTCATAATGATTACCGGTGACTCAGAAAATACTGCAGTGAACATTGCCAGACGAATCGGTATCCCTGTCATGAACCCAGAGTTCTCTGTTTTGACAGGAGATAAACTAGATAATATGAGTGATGATGACTTAGCAAATGTTATAGATCACGTCAACATCTTCGCACGCGCTACTCCGGAGCATAAATTGAATATCGTTCGTGCACTGAGGAAGAGAGGTGACATCGTTGCCATGACTGGTGATGGTGTTAACGATGCGCCAGCGTTGAAATTGGCGGACATTGGTGTTTCAATGGGTAAAATGGGTACTGACGTTGcaaaagaagcttctgatATGGTCTTGACAGATGACGATTTCAGTACCATTTTGACGGCAATCGAGGAAGGTAAGGGTATTTTCAATAACATTCAAAACTTTTTGACATTCCAGTTGTCTACATCTGTGGCGGCTTTATCTCTTGTGGCCCTCTCGACTGCTCTTAAACTGCCTAATCCTCTGAATGCTATGCAAATCCTGTGGATTAACATCTTGATGGACGGTCCTCCAGCTCAGTCCCTTGGTGTTGAACCTGTTGATCATGaagtgatgaagaaaccgCCAAGGAAACGTACTGACAGGATTTTAACGAAGTTTGTGCTGAAGCGCTTATTGATCAGTGCCGCATTCATCATCGTGGGGACTGTTTATGTCTTTGTTGGGGAAATGACTGAAGACAATCAAGTCACCGCTAGAGACACCACTATGACTTTCACATGTTTTGTCTTTTTCGATATGTTCAATGCATTAGCATGTAGGCATGCTACGAAATCTATATTCGAGGTGGGCATTTTTGCGAATAAAATGTTCAATTATGCCGTGGGTCTTTCTCTGTTGGGGCAAATGTGTGCTATTTACATTCCATTCTTCCAAagaatcttcaagacagAAAGCTTGAGTTTAGGTGATTTGATTTACTTGCTCACAATCAGTAGTTCAGTCTTCATCGCCGATGAGGTTCGGAAATGGTGGTCGCGGAGATTTTCCTCACTGGACTCCCTACGTTACTCCAATGTATAA